One stretch of Variovorax sp. 54 DNA includes these proteins:
- a CDS encoding TetR family transcriptional regulator C-terminal domain-containing protein, which translates to MSVTDTDSEAPATRGRSRKYTQVLGLINQAAIEVFASEGLAGASTQAIADKAGLSKAQLHYYIESKEALYRQVLQDILTDWIVVFGFSDEAFGPRKVLGDLIQRKMMFSFEHPLRSRIFTAEMMRGAPVINSMMDTSKQRTDQAAAVIQNWMNQGLMDTADPMLVLFHIWAVTQFYADHATQAAYYRSAASQGEDKDRRYLIEQVTEFLLKGAGVK; encoded by the coding sequence GTGAGCGTGACGGACACCGACAGCGAAGCACCCGCCACGCGCGGGCGTTCGCGCAAGTACACGCAGGTGCTGGGCCTCATCAACCAGGCCGCGATCGAGGTGTTCGCGAGCGAAGGCCTGGCCGGCGCGTCGACGCAGGCCATCGCCGACAAGGCCGGCCTGTCGAAGGCGCAGCTGCACTACTACATCGAGAGCAAGGAAGCGCTGTACCGGCAGGTGCTGCAGGACATCCTGACCGACTGGATCGTGGTGTTCGGCTTCAGCGACGAGGCCTTCGGCCCGCGCAAGGTGCTGGGCGATCTCATCCAGCGCAAGATGATGTTCTCGTTCGAGCACCCGCTGCGCTCGCGCATCTTCACCGCCGAGATGATGCGCGGCGCGCCCGTCATCAACAGCATGATGGACACGAGCAAGCAGCGCACCGACCAGGCCGCCGCCGTGATCCAGAACTGGATGAACCAGGGTCTGATGGACACAGCCGACCCGATGCTGGTGCTGTTCCACATCTGGGCCGTGACGCAGTTCTACGCCGACCACGCCACGCAGGCGGCCTACTACCGCAGCGCCGCGTCCCAGGGGGAAGACAAGGACCGCCGCTACCTGATCGAACAGGTGACGGAGTTTTTGCTCAAGGGCGCGGGCGTCAAGTAG
- a CDS encoding class II aldolase/adducin family protein translates to MTETQAREEICRVGRSLFERGYVHATAGNISVRLDDGFLITPTDACLGFLDPARLARLDAQGQQTGGDRASKTIALHTRIYAAARAFDAGTACVIHTHSTHCVALTLGNPQAELLPALTPYFVMKVGHVPVIPYHRPGAPEAAEQVAHTIARYGAAGTPIRAAMLARLGPNVWHETPAAAMAVLEELEETARLQMLTQATRPAPLAPDQIDELRRTFGARW, encoded by the coding sequence ATGACCGAAACCCAAGCCAGAGAAGAAATCTGCCGCGTCGGCCGCAGCCTGTTCGAGCGCGGCTACGTGCATGCCACGGCCGGCAACATCAGCGTGCGGCTGGACGACGGGTTCCTCATCACGCCGACCGATGCCTGCCTGGGCTTTCTCGACCCCGCGCGGCTCGCACGGCTCGATGCACAAGGCCAGCAGACGGGCGGCGACCGCGCCAGCAAGACCATCGCGCTGCACACGCGCATCTACGCCGCCGCGCGCGCGTTCGATGCGGGCACGGCCTGCGTGATCCACACGCACAGCACGCACTGCGTCGCCCTGACCTTGGGCAATCCGCAGGCCGAACTGCTGCCCGCGCTCACGCCCTACTTCGTGATGAAGGTCGGCCATGTGCCGGTCATCCCGTACCACCGCCCCGGCGCGCCCGAGGCGGCCGAGCAGGTGGCACACACCATCGCGCGCTACGGCGCGGCCGGCACGCCGATCCGCGCGGCGATGCTCGCGCGCCTGGGCCCCAACGTCTGGCACGAGACGCCGGCCGCCGCGATGGCCGTGCTCGAAGAGCTGGAAGAAACCGCACGCCTGCAGATGCTCACGCAGGCCACCCGGCCCGCACCGCTCGCCCCCGATCAGATCGATGAACTGCGCCGCACCTTCGGTGCGCGCTGGTAG
- a CDS encoding PDR/VanB family oxidoreductase, which translates to MSLERTLTVRVERISRQTPEILAFELTHPWGRALPGYEAGAHIDVHMPGGFSRQYSLARAPSGTGSYVIGVKREHASRGGSASMHERVREGDLIAISAPRNTFPLRAEARRHLLLAGGIGMTPLLAMAQALAARGADFTLCVFARSEEHLAFAEALHAPALAPHLKLHLDQGDASQRIDLRALLAERAPDTHLYVCGPGGFMQAVREAAAHWPEDALHTEYFAAPTGTAAATTGLPFTLKLARRGIEVPVAADQTAVDALHEVGIDIPVSCQQGLCGTCVVEGDGEGAEHRDFCLTGTERRTKVALCCSRAKGLDLVLQL; encoded by the coding sequence ATGAGCCTCGAACGCACCCTGACCGTCCGCGTCGAACGCATCTCGCGCCAGACGCCGGAAATTTTGGCCTTCGAGCTGACGCATCCGTGGGGCCGCGCGCTGCCCGGCTACGAGGCCGGCGCGCACATCGACGTGCACATGCCCGGCGGCTTCTCGCGCCAGTACTCGCTGGCGCGCGCGCCGTCAGGCACCGGCTCTTACGTGATCGGCGTGAAGCGCGAGCACGCGAGCCGCGGCGGCTCGGCCTCGATGCACGAGCGCGTGCGCGAGGGCGACCTGATCGCGATCAGCGCACCGCGCAACACCTTCCCGCTGCGCGCCGAAGCCCGTCGCCACCTGCTGCTGGCCGGCGGCATCGGCATGACGCCGCTGCTGGCCATGGCGCAGGCGCTGGCCGCGCGCGGTGCCGACTTCACGCTGTGCGTGTTCGCGCGCAGCGAGGAGCACCTGGCCTTCGCCGAGGCACTGCACGCGCCCGCGCTGGCGCCGCACCTGAAGCTGCACCTGGACCAGGGCGACGCATCGCAGCGCATCGACCTGCGCGCCCTGCTGGCCGAACGCGCGCCCGACACGCACCTGTACGTCTGCGGCCCCGGCGGCTTCATGCAAGCGGTGCGCGAGGCCGCCGCGCACTGGCCCGAAGATGCGCTGCACACCGAGTACTTCGCCGCGCCCACCGGCACGGCCGCCGCCACCACGGGCCTGCCCTTCACGCTGAAGCTGGCGCGGCGCGGCATCGAGGTGCCGGTGGCAGCCGACCAGACCGCGGTTGACGCCTTGCACGAGGTCGGCATCGACATCCCCGTGTCGTGCCAGCAAGGCCTGTGCGGCACCTGCGTGGTCGAGGGCGACGGCGAAGGCGCCGAGCACCGCGACTTCTGCCTCACGGGCACCGAGCGGCGCACCAAGGTGGCACTGTGCTGCTCGCGCGCCAAGGGCCTCGACCTGGTGCTGCAGCTGTGA
- a CDS encoding RidA family protein translates to MSMGKPMANYAAAKRVGDFVFMSGVVAVDPATRRAVAGYDAIPEEARTALQGVGYATGQMSVDIFEAPIVAQSWFVLERIRQIAAEHGGTMEDVVKLVQYFRHLPHYAFYNRVRGLFYPGEPPVSTVVEVSRFLPGDEVLVEVEATMFLPLRSAT, encoded by the coding sequence ATGAGCATGGGCAAGCCGATGGCCAACTATGCCGCCGCCAAGCGCGTCGGCGATTTCGTTTTCATGAGCGGCGTGGTCGCCGTCGACCCGGCCACGCGCCGCGCGGTGGCGGGCTACGACGCCATTCCCGAAGAAGCGCGCACCGCGCTGCAGGGCGTGGGCTACGCCACGGGCCAGATGTCGGTCGACATCTTCGAGGCGCCCATCGTGGCGCAGAGCTGGTTCGTGCTGGAGCGCATCCGCCAGATCGCGGCGGAGCACGGCGGCACCATGGAAGACGTGGTGAAGCTGGTGCAGTACTTCCGCCACCTGCCGCACTACGCGTTCTACAACCGCGTGCGCGGCCTGTTTTATCCGGGCGAGCCGCCGGTGAGCACGGTGGTCGAGGTGTCGCGTTTTCTACCGGGCGACGAGGTGCTGGTGGAAGTCGAAGCCACCATGTTCCTGCCCCTGCGCAGCGCTACTTGA
- a CDS encoding amidohydrolase family protein, whose protein sequence is MTTLEALRIPMPLRGFAAAGDAQVFDVTIDGDKIASIVPSASQTQARGTLLSALVEAHAHIDKNFTVQDVGAAQGDLFTAIERMGRHRASWTGASLRLRMERALHEAWRAGTRALRTHLDWVEPEPPAALAVFEALREEWAGRIALQFVALVPLDVFADLAAGERIARDVKRAGGALGAFVYRNEGLVPKLGRVFDLAQQHGLTLDFHVDEGLDTDASGLRSIAQLVRARDFKGRVVCGHACSLSVQDDAVAAETLTLCAGAGLHLVALPTTNLYLQGAWDRTPVARGITRIREAAAHGLRASLATDNVQDAFYPYGSYDLLETFGLGVQMAHLAPAADWLDTITVNPAKALGLAWDGRIAPGCPADLVVLAATDEHELIGPRGRLRSVYRAGQLLEPNTP, encoded by the coding sequence ATGACGACGCTCGAAGCGCTGCGCATCCCGATGCCGCTGCGAGGTTTTGCAGCAGCGGGCGATGCGCAGGTCTTCGACGTCACGATCGACGGCGACAAGATCGCGTCCATCGTGCCCAGCGCGTCGCAGACGCAAGCGCGCGGCACGCTGCTGAGCGCGCTCGTCGAGGCGCACGCGCACATCGACAAGAACTTCACCGTGCAGGACGTCGGCGCTGCGCAGGGCGACCTGTTCACCGCCATCGAGCGCATGGGCCGCCACCGCGCGAGCTGGACCGGTGCATCGCTGCGCCTGCGCATGGAGCGCGCGCTGCACGAGGCCTGGCGCGCCGGCACGCGCGCGCTGCGCACGCACCTGGACTGGGTCGAGCCCGAGCCGCCGGCCGCGCTGGCCGTGTTCGAGGCGCTGCGCGAAGAATGGGCCGGGCGCATCGCGCTGCAGTTCGTCGCCCTCGTGCCGCTCGACGTGTTCGCCGACCTCGCGGCCGGCGAGCGCATCGCACGCGACGTGAAGCGCGCGGGCGGAGCGCTGGGCGCTTTCGTCTACCGCAACGAAGGCCTGGTCCCCAAGCTGGGCCGCGTGTTCGACCTCGCGCAGCAGCACGGGTTGACGCTCGACTTCCATGTCGACGAAGGCCTGGACACCGACGCCAGCGGCCTGCGCAGCATTGCGCAGCTGGTGCGCGCGCGCGACTTCAAGGGCCGCGTGGTCTGCGGCCACGCCTGCTCACTCTCGGTGCAGGACGATGCGGTGGCCGCCGAAACACTCACGCTGTGCGCCGGTGCCGGGCTGCACCTGGTCGCGCTGCCGACCACCAACCTCTACCTGCAGGGCGCGTGGGATCGCACGCCCGTGGCGCGCGGCATCACGCGCATCCGCGAGGCCGCCGCGCACGGCCTGCGCGCGAGCCTGGCCACCGACAACGTGCAGGACGCCTTCTATCCCTACGGCAGCTACGACCTGCTCGAGACCTTCGGCCTGGGCGTGCAGATGGCGCACCTCGCGCCCGCCGCCGACTGGCTCGACACCATCACCGTGAACCCCGCGAAGGCGCTGGGGCTCGCGTGGGACGGCCGCATCGCGCCGGGCTGCCCGGCCGACCTGGTGGTGCTGGCCGCCACCGACGAACACGAACTCATCGGCCCGCGCGGCCGCCTGCGCAGCGTCTACCGCGCGGGTCAACTTCTGGAGCCGAACACACCATGA
- a CDS encoding FAD-binding oxidoreductase: MNARTPLSTVDWDAVREDLRGLNVIATPAQRKQLSKDFYWYSPILTAQLAGCVADLVVKVSTEDDVRQAAAVAAKWKLPLTVRAGGTGNYGQCVPLEGGLVLDVTQMCRVLDLADGRIRVEAGARMHDIDLAARETGQALRMWPSTWHVASIGGFIAGGFGGIGSFRHGILRDPGNLLRARVMTVEREPRVIELVGDEIQQVHHAYGTNGVILDVEVALSPAVDWVHCTALFETYRGALDFGIAAQAPSLDIFLLSTVEARFSPYYTAMGEHFPPDRHAVFTMVSPESMAEFRALAAAHDGTLSVAGTEDELLAAGLPPAYECAFNHTTLQALKADRSWTYLQVAYAQPFDPAVVERHLQIFGDDVLQHQDFARANGECGTFGILLVRWKGEAHQYEVMREIESQGGAQIFNPHVFTIEDGGMKTIDTQQIEFKKRSDPMGLMNPGKTRGWTPDMAVER, encoded by the coding sequence GTGAACGCTAGAACCCCGCTGTCCACGGTCGACTGGGACGCCGTGCGCGAGGACCTGCGCGGCCTGAACGTGATCGCCACGCCCGCCCAGCGCAAGCAGCTGTCCAAAGACTTCTACTGGTACAGCCCGATCCTCACGGCGCAACTTGCGGGCTGCGTGGCCGACCTCGTGGTCAAGGTCAGCACCGAAGACGACGTGCGCCAGGCCGCGGCCGTGGCCGCGAAGTGGAAGCTGCCGCTCACCGTGCGCGCGGGCGGCACCGGCAACTACGGCCAGTGCGTGCCGCTCGAAGGCGGGCTCGTGCTCGACGTGACGCAGATGTGCCGCGTGCTCGACCTGGCCGACGGCCGCATCCGCGTCGAAGCGGGCGCGCGCATGCACGACATCGACCTGGCCGCGCGCGAAACCGGACAGGCGCTGCGCATGTGGCCCTCGACCTGGCACGTGGCCAGCATCGGCGGCTTCATCGCGGGCGGCTTCGGCGGCATCGGCTCGTTCCGACACGGCATCCTGCGCGACCCCGGCAACCTGCTGCGCGCGCGCGTGATGACGGTGGAGCGCGAGCCGCGCGTCATCGAGCTGGTGGGCGACGAGATCCAGCAGGTGCACCATGCCTACGGCACCAACGGCGTGATCCTCGACGTCGAAGTGGCGCTGAGCCCGGCGGTCGACTGGGTGCACTGCACGGCGCTGTTCGAGACCTACCGCGGCGCGCTCGACTTCGGCATTGCCGCGCAGGCGCCGTCGCTCGACATCTTCCTGCTCTCGACCGTGGAGGCGCGCTTCTCGCCCTACTACACGGCCATGGGCGAGCACTTTCCGCCCGACCGGCACGCGGTGTTCACCATGGTCTCGCCCGAATCGATGGCCGAGTTCCGCGCGCTGGCGGCGGCGCACGACGGCACCCTCTCGGTGGCCGGCACCGAAGACGAGCTGCTGGCCGCCGGCCTGCCGCCGGCCTACGAGTGCGCCTTCAACCACACGACGCTGCAGGCGCTGAAGGCCGACCGCAGCTGGACGTATCTGCAGGTGGCCTACGCCCAGCCCTTCGATCCGGCCGTGGTCGAGCGGCATCTGCAAATCTTCGGCGACGACGTGCTGCAGCACCAGGACTTCGCGCGCGCCAACGGCGAATGCGGCACCTTCGGCATCCTGCTCGTGCGCTGGAAGGGCGAGGCCCACCAGTACGAGGTGATGCGCGAGATCGAGTCGCAGGGCGGCGCGCAGATCTTCAACCCGCACGTCTTCACCATCGAGGACGGCGGCATGAAGACCATCGACACGCAGCAGATCGAGTTCAAGAAGCGCAGCGACCCGATGGGGCTGATGAACCCCGGAAAAACGCGCGGCTGGACGCCCGACATGGCCGTCGAGCGCTGA
- a CDS encoding ABC transporter substrate-binding protein, with amino-acid sequence MRIPAFSLRPLAFGLALAGAAFAAHAQEKVVFATNWKAQAGHGGFYQALVDGTYKKYGLDVEIMQGGPMVNNRPMLPAGKVDFLMTGNLLQSFDNVKNGVPTVVVAAIFQKDPQAMFAHPGQGYDTFKDMTKAPVAFIGKDGQFSFWQWMKSEHGFKDAQLKPYTFNVGPFLADKKSIQQGYAISEPLSIKAQAGFDPVVHLLADHGFSTYATTIETRADLIKTKPETVRKFIEASIVGWNNYLYGDNKAANELMAKTNPDATPAALQGSIDLIKKMGIVDSGDSLTKGIGAMDEARVKDFYDKMVKAGLYKPGEIDLSKVVNTQFVNKGVGVDVRKKLTGK; translated from the coding sequence ATGCGCATCCCCGCTTTCTCTCTCCGGCCGCTGGCCTTCGGCCTGGCCCTCGCAGGTGCTGCCTTCGCCGCGCACGCCCAGGAAAAAGTGGTGTTCGCCACCAACTGGAAGGCGCAGGCCGGCCACGGCGGCTTCTACCAGGCGCTGGTGGACGGCACCTACAAGAAGTACGGCCTCGACGTGGAAATCATGCAGGGCGGCCCGATGGTCAACAACCGGCCCATGCTGCCGGCCGGCAAGGTCGACTTCCTCATGACCGGCAACCTGCTGCAGTCGTTCGACAACGTGAAGAACGGCGTGCCCACCGTGGTGGTCGCGGCCATCTTCCAGAAAGACCCGCAGGCCATGTTCGCCCACCCGGGCCAGGGCTACGACACCTTCAAGGACATGACCAAGGCGCCCGTGGCCTTCATCGGCAAGGACGGCCAGTTCAGCTTCTGGCAGTGGATGAAGTCGGAGCACGGCTTCAAGGATGCGCAGCTCAAGCCCTACACCTTCAACGTCGGCCCGTTCCTGGCCGACAAGAAGTCCATTCAACAGGGCTACGCCATCTCGGAGCCGCTGTCGATCAAGGCGCAGGCCGGCTTCGACCCCGTGGTGCACCTGCTGGCCGACCACGGCTTCTCGACCTACGCCACCACCATCGAGACCCGCGCCGACCTCATCAAGACCAAGCCCGAGACGGTGCGCAAGTTCATCGAGGCTTCGATCGTCGGCTGGAACAACTACCTCTACGGCGACAACAAGGCCGCCAACGAGCTCATGGCCAAGACCAACCCCGACGCCACGCCGGCCGCGCTGCAGGGCTCCATCGATCTCATCAAGAAGATGGGCATCGTGGACAGCGGCGACTCGCTCACCAAGGGCATCGGCGCGATGGACGAAGCGCGCGTGAAGGACTTCTACGACAAGATGGTCAAGGCCGGCCTGTACAAGCCCGGCGAGATCGACCTGTCGAAGGTTGTGAACACGCAGTTCGTCAACAAGGGCGTCGGTGTCGACGTTCGCAAGAAGCTCACCGGCAAGTAA
- a CDS encoding ABC transporter permease, with protein sequence MASTSTIETVMPLDTTTATHEATPSAETLRAHEDKLRRRESTLRVVVPVVIVAALLLVWEWMVRANDIPHYILPAPSLILRTLFDNWGSLSGALWFTVKLTLLALGAAIVGGVLLAIAFALFKWVEIGLFPIAVILQVTPIIAIAPLILIYVSSTTAALLLCAWIVAFFPILSNTVIGLKSADSNLRDLFQLYKASPWQTFRYLLAPSALPYFMAGLKIAGGLSLIGAVVAEFTAGTAGKETGLASRILESSFRTEIPMMFAALLLVSLLGIVIFIVFAALSRLVLGHWHESEMRRER encoded by the coding sequence ATGGCCTCGACATCGACCATTGAAACCGTGATGCCCCTCGACACCACCACCGCCACCCACGAAGCCACGCCGTCCGCCGAGACGCTGCGCGCGCACGAAGACAAGCTGCGCCGGCGCGAGTCGACGCTGCGCGTCGTCGTGCCGGTCGTCATCGTTGCGGCGCTGCTGCTGGTGTGGGAGTGGATGGTGCGTGCCAACGACATCCCGCACTACATCCTGCCCGCGCCCTCGCTCATCCTGCGCACGCTGTTCGACAACTGGGGTTCGCTCTCGGGCGCGCTGTGGTTCACGGTGAAGCTCACGCTGCTCGCGCTGGGCGCCGCCATCGTCGGCGGCGTGCTGCTGGCGATTGCGTTCGCGCTGTTCAAGTGGGTGGAAATCGGCCTGTTCCCGATCGCCGTGATCCTGCAGGTGACGCCGATCATCGCGATCGCACCGCTGATCTTGATCTACGTGTCGAGCACCACCGCGGCGCTGTTGCTGTGCGCGTGGATCGTGGCCTTCTTTCCCATCCTGTCGAACACCGTCATCGGCCTGAAGAGCGCCGACAGCAACCTGCGCGACCTGTTCCAGCTGTACAAGGCCTCGCCCTGGCAGACCTTCCGCTACCTGCTCGCACCCAGCGCGCTGCCGTACTTCATGGCGGGCCTGAAGATCGCAGGCGGCCTGAGCCTCATCGGCGCGGTGGTGGCCGAGTTCACGGCCGGCACGGCGGGCAAGGAAACGGGGCTGGCCTCGCGCATCCTCGAATCGAGCTTCCGCACCGAGATCCCGATGATGTTCGCGGCGCTGCTGCTGGTGTCCTTGCTGGGCATCGTGATCTTCATCGTGTTCGCCGCCCTGTCGCGGCTGGTGCTCGGCCACTGGCACGAGAGCGAGATGCGCCGTGAACGCTAG
- the otnI gene encoding 2-oxo-tetronate isomerase has translation MPQFAANLSMLYPELAFLDRFDAAAKDGFQAVEYLFPYDFSKEEIVARLKHNGLQQVLFNGPPGDWAGGERGLACLPGREGEFREGIAKAIDYAVALDCPRIHVMAGLVPEGLAREAAQAVYVENLRWAAAEAAKAGRDVLIEPINTRDIPRFFLNRQDHAHQIVETVGAANLKVQMDLYHCQIGEGDVAMKLRQYLPTGRVGHLQIAGVPERHEPDVGEQNYDYLFGVIDEVAAQCGWQGWVGCEYRPRRGMEPGGTSAGLGWLRDWRQRA, from the coding sequence ATGCCTCAATTCGCCGCCAACCTCTCGATGCTCTACCCGGAGCTCGCATTTCTCGACCGCTTCGACGCCGCCGCGAAAGACGGCTTCCAGGCCGTCGAGTACCTCTTTCCCTACGACTTCAGCAAAGAAGAGATCGTTGCCCGCCTGAAGCACAACGGCCTGCAGCAGGTGCTGTTCAACGGTCCGCCCGGCGACTGGGCCGGCGGCGAACGCGGCCTGGCCTGCCTGCCGGGGCGCGAGGGCGAGTTCCGCGAGGGCATTGCCAAGGCCATCGACTACGCCGTGGCGCTCGACTGCCCGCGCATCCACGTCATGGCCGGCCTGGTGCCCGAAGGCCTCGCACGCGAGGCGGCGCAAGCCGTCTATGTCGAGAACCTGCGCTGGGCCGCGGCCGAGGCCGCGAAGGCCGGGCGCGATGTGCTGATCGAGCCGATCAACACGCGCGACATCCCGCGCTTCTTTCTCAACCGGCAGGACCACGCGCACCAGATCGTCGAGACCGTCGGTGCCGCCAACCTCAAGGTGCAGATGGACCTGTACCACTGCCAGATCGGCGAGGGCGACGTGGCGATGAAGCTGCGCCAGTACCTGCCGACCGGCCGCGTCGGCCACCTGCAGATCGCGGGCGTGCCCGAGCGCCACGAGCCCGATGTCGGCGAGCAGAACTACGACTACCTCTTCGGCGTGATCGACGAGGTGGCAGCGCAATGCGGCTGGCAAGGCTGGGTCGGTTGCGAATACCGCCCGCGCCGCGGCATGGAGCCCGGCGGCACCTCGGCCGGCCTGGGCTGGCTGCGCGACTGGCGCCAGCGCGCATGA
- a CDS encoding NAD(P)H-dependent oxidoreductase encodes MKTLVVHCHPNPDSFNHALYRTALEALQPRHPVRAIDLYAEGFDPTLTREERIAYLDNPELIRERVKPHVEALLWAEHLVFVYPTWFHGPPSMLKGWLERVWLPGVAFLPAERKGQLAKSGMRHIRRLTVVTTGGSPRWFVMAIGDPGRRLFTRALRALFAWRCKVTWLQLHDMNAVTDRDRSHFIARVARTLHNI; translated from the coding sequence ATGAAAACGCTCGTCGTCCATTGCCATCCGAATCCTGACAGCTTCAACCACGCGCTCTACCGCACCGCCCTCGAAGCGCTGCAGCCTCGCCATCCCGTGCGGGCCATCGACCTGTACGCCGAGGGCTTCGACCCGACGCTGACACGCGAAGAGCGCATCGCCTATCTCGACAACCCCGAACTGATCCGCGAACGCGTGAAACCCCACGTCGAAGCGCTGCTGTGGGCCGAGCACCTGGTGTTCGTCTACCCCACCTGGTTCCATGGACCGCCGTCCATGCTCAAGGGCTGGCTCGAACGCGTGTGGCTGCCGGGCGTGGCCTTCCTGCCCGCGGAGCGCAAGGGGCAGCTGGCGAAGTCGGGCATGCGGCACATCCGCAGGCTGACGGTGGTGACCACGGGCGGCTCGCCGCGCTGGTTCGTGATGGCCATCGGCGACCCGGGGCGGCGGCTGTTCACGCGCGCGCTGCGGGCGCTGTTCGCGTGGCGCTGCAAGGTCACGTGGCTGCAGCTGCACGACATGAACGCCGTCACCGACCGCGACCGCAGCCATTTCATCGCGCGCGTGGCGCGCACGCTGCACAACATCTAG